The following DNA comes from Flavisolibacter ginsenosidimutans.
GCTCTTTACGCGGCTGTCAAGTATTTCTTTCTTTCGTTTGTCCGTCCATCTCACTTCGGCCACGTTAGCACCGGCCAAATGAACAATATAATCAGCTTCGCGAACGGCGTTTTCGTCTATCGTTCCCTCTTCAACGTTCCATTCTTTAAAATCAGGATCGTTTCCTTTTTTCTTCCGCGTAAGAATTACTGCACGATGCCCTTTGCGACGCAATTCTTTTGTCAATGCCGAACCAATCATACCAGAGCCGCCTGTAATTAAAATCGTTGCCATAGTGAAGGAACAAAGAAAAAGGAGGAATGGTTGATATGCCGCAAAATCGTTTTGGTGTAACGAAAATTGTGAAAGCGAAGCTTGTCGCTTACCTTCAAACCAAACTAAACCGCATTGCTGATGACGACAGTTCTCTCGGTTCAAAACCTTACGAAATTTTACGGCTCTATTCGTGCACTCAACGGTGTTTCGTTCGACGTTCCCAACGGAAGTGTGTTCGGCATTCTTGGTCCCAACGGCAGTGGCAAGACCACCTTGCTGGGCATTGTGATGGACATTTTAAAACCAACATCCGGCAGCTTCCAGTTTTTTGGCAAAACACCTGACGCCGATACGCGGAAGCATATTGGAACCTTGCTCGAAACGCCTAACTTTTATCATTATCTCTCCGGCGAACGCAACTTGCGCATTGCGGCCGAAATCAAACAAAAAGGCTACGACCAGATTGACGACGTACTCAAAAAAGTAAACCTTTACCAGCGCAAGGACAGCAAGTTCAGCACGTATTCGTTAGGCATGAAACAACGGCTTGCCATTGCGTCTGCGCTATTGGGAAATCCCGATGTTTTGGTCTTTGACGAACCGACGAACGGCCTTGACCCGGTTGGCATTGCGGAGATTCGCGATCTCATCCGGTTACTGGCCACCGAAGGCAAAACCATCATCATGGCCAGCCATATTTTAGACGAAGTAGAGAAGGTGTGCAGCCACGTCGCCATCATCCAAAAAGGTGACTTAAAAACGGTTGGTACGGTGACCGAAGTGCTTTCAAAGAATGCCGATCAAAACGTGGTGATTGAAATTGGTTCGGATAATCTTGAGCAGTTACTCGTTGTTGTGAAAACCTTACCAGGTGTGATCAACGCTTACGTTGAGGAAAATTTTGTTCGCGTTGTTTGTGAGCAAAGCGTAACGGCCAAAGAACTTAACCGCCTTTGTTTTGAAGCGGGCATTGTGCTGGACCGGCTCAACCTCAAACGCAAATCCCTCGAAACAACTTTCCTTGAAATCACCGGCAAAGTAAGCGACCGCTAAAAAGCCCAGTTAATAGGCTGATACGTTAATAAGTTACTATGTAATTGTTCGCACGGTTCTTAACTTATCAAATCGCATTACCTATCAACTGATTAACCAATTAACTTATCAACTAATCACCATGCTCCATCTGCTAAAAATCGAATGGCTGAAAATTAAAAACTACCGCGCCTTCTGGGTATTCGGTGTTCTGTATCTCGTTTCCATTTTCCTCATCAATTACATTGCGTGGAAAGCGCACCAACGCACCGTTGAGGCCATGCCTGCCAGCGAACAAATCCTCGGCAACCCGTTTGCGTTTCCCAAAGTGTGGCAAACCGTTGGATGGATGAGCAGTTGGCTGCTTTATTTTCCGGGCATGATCATCATCATGCTGATGGTGAACGAGTTTAATTTTAAAACGCACCGGCAAAACATCATTGACGGCTTGAGCCGCCAGCAATTCATCGGCGTAAAAATATTGCTTTGCGTCATCATGGCCGTGCTCATTACCATCATCAACGTCATCACCGGTTTTGTGTTTGGCTCGATGTCGCAGGGATCGTTTTCCTGGGAAGGATTTGAGAACATCGGCTACGTTTTTTTGCAGGCCATTGCTTACATCTTTTTTGCGCTCATGCTGGCCGTGCTTTTCCGCCGGAGCGGCCTTGCCATCATCGTTTTCATTTTGTACGGACTTATTTTTGAGTGGCTGGCGACGGCCCTGATGACCTTCAATTTTCACATGGCGCCCTATGGTTATTTCTTCCCGCTTCAGGTAACGGACGTGATGCTGCCCATTCCCTTTGGTAAAAAAGTTTTTTATCCCGACACGCCGGCTATAGGCGTGCTGATTGCGGCACTTGCGGTTTATCTTTTCGCCTACGTGTTTTTTACGCGGCGGAAATTTGTAACCGATGACTTGTAAGCAAAGCAACCAATCGCACGAAAAATCGGTCTCTAAAAGTTTTCGCGGCAATCGGCCATTCCTTGCGCCGATTGTTGTATTTTTCAAATCTGAATTGAACTGTTTTATGCAAGCAAGCCACAGCATTTTATTGGTGGAGGACGATGCAGACGACCGGTATATTATGCATCTGGCTTTCACCGAACTGACTTACACCGACCACATAAAAGTTTTTAACACAGGTGAAGAAATTTTAAGGTACCTGCACAACCTTCCCGATTCTTCGCTTTATCCGGCTTTGATTGTTTTGGATTACAACATGCCCGGCATGAACGGCGGCGAAGTGCTCATGCGCCTGAAGATGGACGACGCCCTTCGCGACATATCCATAGCAATGTACTCCACCGGCATGAGCACAATGGAATCAAAACTAAAAGCACTCGGCGCCTCTTATTGTTTTGAAAAAGGGCACCAGATTGGCGACGTGTACGCACTGGCCGAGAAACTGAAGGCCATTGTAGAAGGTGAAGAGGTGATTGAAAAAAAGTAAGAGACTTGTCGAAAGATTTTTGAATTGCCTGCAGAGTGATGCAGGCAAT
Coding sequences within:
- a CDS encoding ABC transporter ATP-binding protein translates to MTTVLSVQNLTKFYGSIRALNGVSFDVPNGSVFGILGPNGSGKTTLLGIVMDILKPTSGSFQFFGKTPDADTRKHIGTLLETPNFYHYLSGERNLRIAAEIKQKGYDQIDDVLKKVNLYQRKDSKFSTYSLGMKQRLAIASALLGNPDVLVFDEPTNGLDPVGIAEIRDLIRLLATEGKTIIMASHILDEVEKVCSHVAIIQKGDLKTVGTVTEVLSKNADQNVVIEIGSDNLEQLLVVVKTLPGVINAYVEENFVRVVCEQSVTAKELNRLCFEAGIVLDRLNLKRKSLETTFLEITGKVSDR
- a CDS encoding ABC transporter permease, with product MLHLLKIEWLKIKNYRAFWVFGVLYLVSIFLINYIAWKAHQRTVEAMPASEQILGNPFAFPKVWQTVGWMSSWLLYFPGMIIIMLMVNEFNFKTHRQNIIDGLSRQQFIGVKILLCVIMAVLITIINVITGFVFGSMSQGSFSWEGFENIGYVFLQAIAYIFFALMLAVLFRRSGLAIIVFILYGLIFEWLATALMTFNFHMAPYGYFFPLQVTDVMLPIPFGKKVFYPDTPAIGVLIAALAVYLFAYVFFTRRKFVTDDL
- a CDS encoding response regulator, translated to MQASHSILLVEDDADDRYIMHLAFTELTYTDHIKVFNTGEEILRYLHNLPDSSLYPALIVLDYNMPGMNGGEVLMRLKMDDALRDISIAMYSTGMSTMESKLKALGASYCFEKGHQIGDVYALAEKLKAIVEGEEVIEKK